One stretch of Gadus chalcogrammus isolate NIFS_2021 chromosome 14, NIFS_Gcha_1.0, whole genome shotgun sequence DNA includes these proteins:
- the slc38a7 gene encoding sodium-coupled neutral amino acid transporter 7, translating into MSQSVDAEEGPRLGEGPRDGSGERAWLLQSPCVESGRTPEAERAKAAGGVSSTAAVFIVVNAALGAGLLNFPAAFNMAGGVVAGLMLQMCMLIFIISGLVVLGYCSQVSNEATYQEVVRVSCGKVSGVVCELSIAVYTFGTCIAFFIVIGDQLECLMAAVAHEAAPSHWYLQRRFTICVTAILVILPLSIPKEIGFQKYASAFSVVGTWYVTIVVIVKYFLLTEETVPTNVPTSAASWTAVFNAMPTICFGFQCHVSSVPVFNSMSRKQMRPWGLVVTVGMIICLFVYTGTGVCGFLSFGSEVKQDVLMSYPSDDIAIAIARAFIVVCVVTSYPILHFCGRAVVEGLWLRCRGEQVELCVVRERRRRILQTVVWFSSTLALALFIPDIGKVISLIGGLAACFIFVFPGLCLIQAKLSESDDRSASWYVLVVYGVVMVTIGAFVFGLTTSNSVYQDIVS; encoded by the exons ATGTCTCAGAGTGTGGACGCAGAGGAAGGGCCCCGGTTGGGGGAGGGGCCCCGAGACGGCTCCGGGGAGCGGGCGTGGCTGCTGCAGAGCCCATGCGTGGAGTCGGGACGCACGCCAGAGGCGGAGCGCGCCAAGGCCGCGGGGGGGGTGTCGTCCACGGCCGCCGTCTTCATCGTGGTCAACGCggcgctgggggcggggcttctcAACTTCCCCGCCGCCTTCAACATGGCGGGCGGAGTGGTGGCCGGACTGATGCTAcaaatg TGTATGCTGATCTTCATCATCAGCGGACTGGTGGTGCTGGGGTACTGCTCACAG gtcaGCAACGAGGCCACCTACCAGGAGGTGGTCCGGGTGTCCTGCGGGAAGGTCTCGGGCGTGGTCTGCGAGCTGTCCATCGCAGTCTACACCTTCGGCACCTGCATCGCCTTCTTCATCGTCATCGGAGACCAGCTGGAATGCt TGATGGCGGCAGTGGCTCACGAGGCCGCCCCCTCCCACTGGTACCTGCAGCGCCGCTTCACCATCTGTGTGACGGCCATCCTGGTCATCCTACCGCTCTCCATCCCCAAGGAGATCGGCTTCCAGAAATACGCCAG TGCGTTCAGCGTGGTCGGCACCTGGTACGTCACCATCGTGGTCATCGTCAAGTACTTCCTGCTGACCGAGGAGACCGTGCCCACCAACGTCCCTACCAG cgccgcctCGTGGACCGCCGTATTCAACGCCATGCCCACCATCTGCTTTGgcttccag tgccATGTGAGCAGTGTCCCGGTGTTCAACAGCATGAGCAGGAAGCAGATGAGGCCGTGGGGCCTGGTGGTGACGGTTGGCATGATCATCTGCCTCTTTGTGTACACGGGAACCG gtgttTGTGGATTCCTCTCGTTTGGCTCTGAGGTCAAGCAGGATGTGTTGATGTCCTACCCCTCTGATGACATCGCTATAGCAATTGCACGAGCCTTCATCGTTGTCTGTGTTGTCACCTCGTATCCCATCCTGCACTTCTGTGGCAG ggcggtggtggaggggctGTGGCTGCGCTGCCGGGGGGAGCAGGTGGAGCTGTGTGTGGTTCGGGAGCGGAGGCGTCGGATCCTCCAGACCGTGGTGTGGTTCTCCTCCACGCTCGCCCTCGCCCTCTTCATCCCCGACATCGGCAAGGTCATCTCGCTGATCGGAGGGCTGGCCGCCTGCTTCATCTTCGTCTTCCCAG GTCTGTGTCTAATCCAAGCCAAGCTTTCTGAGAGTGACGACCGGTCTGCCAG CTGGTACGTGCTGGTGGTCTACGGGGTGGTGATGGTCACCATCGGGGCGTTTGTCTTCGGACTAACGACGTCCAACTCTGTTTACCAAGACATCGTCAGCTAA
- the LOC130403080 gene encoding transcription factor E2F5-like: MDYEFMEAITSNMTVRSERSLGLLTIKFVTLLQEAKDGVVNLKEAADHLAVKQKRRIYDITNVLEGIGLIEKTSKNSVQWTGLGLSGTHHDDSRLMVLKSELEELELREAVLDQQQVWVQQSIQNTTEDSENFSLAYVNHEDICDCFNGNTLLVVRAPHGTLLDVPIPKAVEDCEERYQIHLKSVNGPIDVLLINKDPAAPAPITLPVPPPRDLFSVSRRAPASSEARLKPRPGRPTSQGPRPPGDGPPAEAASSRVEYQASGADLIADLMTSEVFAPLLKLSPPPSDRDYSYNLDESEGISDLFDVRVLKT, translated from the exons ATGGACTACGAGTTCATGGAGGCGATCACTTCCAACATGACCGTGAGGAGCGAGAGGAGCTTGGGGCTGCTCACCATCAAGTTTGTGACCCTACTGCAGGAGGCGAAGGACGGGGTTGTGAACCTCAAAGAG GCTGCGGACCACTTGGCTGTCAAACAGAAGAGACGCATCTATGACATAACCAACGTTCTGGAGGGAATCGGTCTGATTGAGAAGACCTCGAAGAACAGTGTGCAATGGAC GGGCCTCGGTCTGTCGGGGACACACCATGACGACAGCAGGCTGATGGTGCTGAAgtcggagctggaggagctggagctcaGGGAGGCGGTGTTGGaccagcagcaggtctgggTGCAGCAGAGCATCCAGAACACCACAGAGGACTCGGAAAACTTCT CGCTGGCCTATGTGAACCATGAAGACATCTGCGACTGTTTCAATG GGAACACCCTCCTGGTGGTCCGGGCCCCCCACGGCACCCTGCTAGACGTCCCCATCCCAAAGGCG GTGGAGGACTGCGAGGAGCGCTACCAGATCCATCTGAAGAGCGTCAACGGGCCCATCGACGTGCTGCTCATCAACAAGGACCCCGCCGCCCCGGCCCCCATCACGCTGCCCGTCCCCCCGCCCCGGGACCTCTTCTCCGTCAGCAGGCGGGCCCCTGCCTCCTCTGAGGCCCGACTCAAGCCCAGGCCGGGACGCCCCACCTCGCAGGGCCCGAGGCCGCCGGGGGACGGCCCCCCTGCGGAGGCTGCGTCCAGTCGAGTGGAGTACCAAG CCTCAGGTGCAGATCTGATCGCGGACCTCATGACCTCTGAAG TGTTCGCCCCCCTGCTGAagctgtctcctcctcccagcgACCGCGACTACAGCTACAACCTGGACGAGAGCGAAGGCATCTCCGATCTCTTCGATGTCCGCGTCCTCAAAACCTGA
- the si:ch211-122f10.4 gene encoding cathepsin A-like, with product MLPRRVLVLLWYCGVCALAQHPPDEVKALPGMAFKPNYRQWSGYLMASPGTFLHYWFVTSQRDPVNDPLVLWLNGGPGCSSLDGFLSENGPFHVQDNGNNLYVNEFSWNKIANLLYLESPAGVGFSYSDTENYNTSDDEVADNNYLALQSFFGKFPNFSKNDFFIFGESYGGIYAPTLSQRVAGGAAKINFKGFAVGNGLSSYALNDRSLVYFGYYHGLFGEDLWRDLTSNCCDDTGCHFDTAEAGPCNTMVNLAFRIVYDGGLNEYALYLDCAGGVKSHQGYERSMRNLLRNSREAWRHLRVAPAQRVSLNVGGVPPCLNSTAQKSWLNRRDVRKALHIADVRPPWDLCSDVVGDGYTRIYPTMKDFYLKLLSLGIRALVYNGDTDMACNFLGDQWFVEDLGIQETTKYQSWKYDNQIAGFYQQYGNLTFLTVKGAGHMVPQWAPGPALHMFESFITSGSY from the exons ATGTTACCTAGACGTGTCCTGGTGTTGCTGTGGTACTGCGGTGTCTGCGCCCTGGCGCAGCACCCGCCAGATGAAGTCAAAGCTCTACCCGGCATGGCGTTCAAACCGAACTACAGGCAGTGGTCGGGTTATCTGATGGCCAGCCCAGGAACCTTCCTTCATTACTG GTTCGTGACCTCCCAGAGGGACCCCGTCAATGACCCCCTGGTCCTCTGGCTGAACGGTGGTCCAGGCTGTAGCTCACTGGACGGGTTCCTGTCTGAGAACGGCCCCTTCCAT gtACAAGACAATGGAAACAATCTTTATGTGAACGAGTTCAGCTGGAACAAGATCGCAAACCTTCTGTATCTGGAGTCCCCTGCAGGAGTGGGCTTCTCTTACTCTGATACCGAGAACTACAACACCAGTGACGACGAG GTTGCAGATAATAATTACCTAGCACTGCAGAGTTTCTTTGGGAAGTTTCCGAACTTCTCAAAGAACGACTTCTTCATCTTTGGGGAGAGCTACGGTGGTATCTACGCCCCCACTCTCAGCCAGCGAGTGGCAGGCGGCGCAGCGAAGATCAACTTCAAG GGCTTTGCTGTTGGAAACGGACTCAGCAGCTATGCCCTTAATGACCGGTCCCTCGTCTATTTTGGTTACTACCATGGCCTCTTTGGAGAAGA TTTGTGGCGTGACCTCACCTCAAACTGCTGTGACGATACGGGCTGTCACTTCGACACCGCGGAGGCCGGGCCCTGCAACACCATG GTGAACCTGGCCTTCCGGATCGTGTACGATGGCGGGCTCAACGAGTACGCCCTGTACCTGGACTGTGCGGGCGGAGTCAAATCCCACCAGGGCTACGAGAGGAGCATGCGCAACCTCCTGAGGAACAGCAGGGAGGCCTGGCGGCACCTCAGG GTAGCGCCGGCGCAGCGCGTGAGCCTGAACGTCGGAGGCGTGCCGCCCTGCCTCAACAGCACGGCTCAGAAGAGCTGGCTGAACCGCCGCGATGTCAGGAAGGCCCTGCACATCGCTGACGTCCGGCCCCCCTGGGACCTCTGCAG CGACGTGGTTGGAGATGGGTACACCAGGATCTACCCAACGATGAAGGACTTCTACCTGAAGCTGCTGTCCCTGGGCATCCGGGCGCTGGTCTACAACGGGGACACAGACATGGCCTGCAACTTTCTGGGGGACCAGTGGTTTGTTGAGGACCTCGGCATTCAG GAAACCACAAAGTACCAAAGTTGGAAATACGATAACCAGATAGCTGGCTTCTATCAGCAGTATGGTAACCTCACCTTTCTTACGGTCAAG GGCGCTGGTCACATGGTTCCTCAGTGGGCCCCAGGTCCAGCCCTCCACATGTTTGAGTCCTTCATAACATCTGGCTCCTACTAG